Proteins from one Cellulosilyticum lentocellum DSM 5427 genomic window:
- the spoIIIAA gene encoding stage III sporulation protein AA, translated as MNQENLLKVLPRSIKLPMQKLSKTSYESLQEIRLRAGGPILLKMNGEEWGINEEGLCHVRESLALLPQDITDVLHCMSDFSLYALEDEVRQGFITLEGGHRVGLVGKAVLEQSHIKTLKYISGMNIRIAHEVIGCSQKVMPYILSRDKVYHTLIISPPGCGKTTLLRDMIRYLSEGFCGYGPYTVGVVDERSEIAACYQGVPQNRMGSRTDVLDGCPKVEGMRMLLRSMAPQVIAVDEIGKADDCTALEEILNVGVSLLCTVHGKNIEDCLRRPILKELLEKGLFERLIVLSHKQGPCTIETIRDGIRGISLLG; from the coding sequence ATGAACCAGGAAAACTTATTAAAAGTTTTACCAAGAAGCATTAAATTACCCATGCAAAAACTAAGTAAAACCAGCTATGAGTCTTTACAAGAAATTAGATTAAGAGCAGGGGGTCCTATTCTACTTAAAATGAATGGGGAAGAATGGGGAATTAATGAGGAGGGACTATGTCATGTTAGAGAGAGTTTAGCCTTATTACCTCAGGATATAACAGATGTTTTACATTGCATGAGTGATTTTTCTCTTTATGCTTTGGAGGATGAAGTAAGGCAAGGGTTTATTACTTTAGAGGGAGGACATCGTGTTGGACTGGTAGGTAAAGCTGTACTGGAGCAGAGTCATATAAAAACCCTTAAATACATAAGTGGTATGAATATTCGTATTGCCCATGAAGTGATAGGGTGTAGCCAAAAAGTAATGCCTTATATTTTAAGTAGGGACAAGGTGTATCATACACTCATTATTTCTCCACCAGGTTGTGGAAAAACAACACTTCTTAGAGATATGATTCGTTATTTAAGTGAAGGTTTTTGTGGTTATGGACCTTATACGGTAGGGGTTGTAGATGAGAGATCAGAAATTGCAGCTTGTTATCAAGGCGTACCTCAAAATAGGATGGGAAGTAGAACAGATGTCTTAGATGGTTGTCCAAAGGTGGAAGGCATGCGAATGCTTCTTAGGTCAATGGCACCACAGGTAATAGCTGTAGATGAAATTGGTAAAGCTGATGATTGTACAGCATTAGAAGAGATTTTAAATGTAGGTGTGAGCCTGTTATGCACTGTGCATGGTAAAAATATAGAGGACTGCTTAAGGAGACCTATTCTGAAAGAACTCTTAGAGAAGGGGCTATTTGAACGTCTCATTGTTTTATCACATAAACAAGGGCCTTGTACCATAGAGACTATTAGAGATGGCATAAGGGGTATTAGTCTACTGGGATAG
- a CDS encoding stage III sporulation protein AB — MMKLLAIGLVLIGCILGGIWLDEDQKKRIEELGKFIYLFELLKAEIDYRLTPLKEACLIVGKRTNNKSIDAVMMGFAKSLEDKESVRVEEMWENAINAQKQAFHLQAEDYKLLYSFGGACGYLDKNMEKRNIEMVLEQLRQSTKEAKEKYQKTSKLNRSLGVLVGLGLSIFLL; from the coding sequence ATGATGAAACTATTAGCTATTGGTCTTGTATTAATAGGGTGTATATTAGGCGGTATTTGGTTAGATGAGGATCAAAAAAAGCGTATAGAAGAGCTTGGAAAATTTATCTATTTGTTTGAACTTTTAAAAGCTGAAATTGACTACAGGCTTACGCCTTTAAAAGAGGCGTGCTTAATAGTAGGGAAGAGAACAAACAACAAAAGCATAGACGCGGTCATGATGGGCTTTGCGAAAAGTTTAGAAGATAAAGAGAGTGTAAGAGTAGAAGAAATGTGGGAAAACGCTATTAATGCCCAAAAGCAAGCATTTCACTTACAAGCTGAGGATTATAAATTACTGTATAGTTTTGGGGGAGCTTGTGGGTATTTAGACAAAAATATGGAGAAGCGAAATATTGAGATGGTTTTAGAACAATTACGACAAAGTACAAAAGAAGCTAAAGAAAAGTATCAAAAAACAAGCAAGCTCAATAGATCTTTAGGCGTTTTAGTAGGACTTGGTTTAAGTATCTTTTTATTATAG
- a CDS encoding stage III sporulation AC/AD family protein: MIDFTIIFKLAGLGICITVINILLDKADAKEWKFPISVVGVIMGLFIVMQYIQQFFQVVQTFAR, translated from the coding sequence ATGATAGATTTTACTATTATTTTTAAATTAGCAGGACTAGGCATTTGTATCACAGTGATTAATATTCTACTTGATAAAGCAGATGCAAAAGAGTGGAAATTTCCTATATCTGTAGTAGGTGTCATTATGGGTTTATTTATTGTGATGCAATACATTCAGCAATTTTTTCAAGTGGTACAAACCTTTGCGCGCTAA
- the spoIIIAD gene encoding stage III sporulation protein AD, producing MDILKLVAFGLTATLLIGLVSYYDGYSKMYGNLIRIAAVTILMIFIVSQLDSVFMVVRDLANKMNMDNTYLNIVLKVVGIAYLAEFGAQLCEDAGEKAIGSKVQLAGKVMIFVIASPVILALIELITDLI from the coding sequence ATGGACATCCTTAAATTAGTTGCTTTTGGACTAACAGCTACGTTACTCATTGGATTAGTAAGTTATTATGATGGCTACAGTAAAATGTATGGTAATTTAATTCGTATAGCTGCGGTAACCATACTTATGATATTTATTGTGAGTCAGCTAGACAGTGTATTTATGGTGGTACGAGATTTAGCGAATAAAATGAATATGGATAATACCTATCTTAATATTGTACTTAAAGTAGTTGGCATTGCCTATTTAGCTGAATTTGGAGCACAGCTTTGTGAGGATGCAGGAGAAAAAGCTATTGGCAGTAAAGTTCAATTAGCAGGAAAAGTAATGATTTTTGTCATTGCTTCTCCCGTTATTCTAGCTCTAATAGAATTGATTACAGATTTGATTTAA